From the Pseudomonas sp. SORT22 genome, one window contains:
- a CDS encoding amino acid ABC transporter permease has protein sequence MSTHVFKPDMPPPVKAVGVMAWMRANLFSSWLNTLLTLFAVYLVWLIVPPLLQWSIFDANWVGTTRADCTKEGACWVFIQQRFGQFMYGYYPSELRWRVDLTVWLAVIGAAPLFISRFPRKAVYGLGFLVLYPIIAYTLLHGGYLGLATVPTNQWGGLMLTLVIATVGIVGALPLGILLALGRRSNMPAVKVVCVTFIEFWRGVPLITVLFMSSVMLPLFLPEGMSFDKLLRAMIGVILFQSAYIAEVVRGGLQAIPKGQYEAAAAMGLGYWRSMGLVILPQALKLVIPGIVNTFIALFKDTSLVIIIGLFDLLNSVKQAAADPTWLGMATEGYVFAALVFWIFCFGMSRYSMHLERKLDTGHKR, from the coding sequence ATGAGTACCCATGTTTTCAAACCTGATATGCCGCCACCGGTCAAAGCCGTCGGCGTAATGGCCTGGATGCGCGCCAACCTGTTCTCCAGCTGGCTCAACACCCTGCTGACGCTGTTTGCCGTGTACCTGGTGTGGCTGATCGTGCCGCCGCTGCTGCAGTGGTCGATCTTCGACGCCAACTGGGTGGGCACCACCCGCGCCGACTGCACCAAGGAGGGCGCCTGCTGGGTGTTCATCCAGCAGCGCTTCGGCCAGTTCATGTACGGTTACTACCCGAGCGAGCTGCGCTGGCGTGTCGATTTGACCGTCTGGCTGGCGGTCATCGGCGCCGCGCCGTTGTTCATCTCGCGCTTCCCGCGCAAGGCGGTTTACGGCCTGGGCTTTCTGGTGCTGTACCCGATCATCGCCTACACCCTGCTGCACGGCGGCTACCTGGGCCTGGCCACGGTACCGACCAACCAGTGGGGCGGGCTGATGCTGACCCTGGTGATCGCCACCGTGGGCATCGTCGGGGCCTTGCCGCTGGGCATCCTGCTGGCGCTGGGGCGGCGTTCGAACATGCCGGCGGTGAAGGTGGTCTGCGTGACCTTCATCGAGTTCTGGCGCGGCGTGCCGCTGATTACCGTGCTGTTCATGTCCTCGGTGATGCTGCCGTTGTTCCTGCCTGAGGGCATGAGCTTCGACAAGCTGCTGCGGGCCATGATCGGGGTGATCCTGTTCCAGTCGGCGTACATCGCCGAAGTGGTACGTGGCGGCCTGCAGGCTATTCCCAAGGGCCAGTACGAAGCCGCTGCGGCGATGGGCCTGGGCTACTGGCGCTCGATGGGCCTGGTGATTCTGCCGCAAGCCCTGAAGCTGGTAATCCCCGGCATCGTCAACACCTTCATTGCCCTGTTCAAGGACACCAGCCTTGTAATCATCATCGGCCTCTTCGACCTGCTCAACAGCGTCAAGCAGGCAGCTGCCGACCCGACCTGGCTGGGCATGGCGACCGAGGGCTATGTATTTGCCGCCCTGGTTTTCTGGATTTTCTGTTTCGGTATGTCCCGCTACTCCATGCATCTGGAGCGCAAGCTGGACACAGGCCACAAGCGTTAG
- the algW gene encoding Do family serine endopeptidase AlgW: MFKALRYFGWPLLVGVLIALLVIQRFPQWVGLPSQDVNLQQAPQTTRIMQGPVSYADAVSIAAPAVANLYTTKVVNKTAHPLFEDPQFRRFFGDNLPKQRRWESSLGSAVIMSPEGYLLTNNHVTSGADQIVVALKDGRETLARVIGSDPETDLAVLKIDLKNLPSITIGRSDNIHIGDVALAIGNPFGVGQTVTMGIISATGRNQLGLNNYEDFIQTDAAINPGNSGGALVDANGNLTGINTAIFSKSGGSQGIGFAIPTKLALEVMKSIIEHGQVIRGWLGIEVQPLSQELAESFGMQGRPGIVVAGIFRDGPAQKAGLELGDVILSINGEPAGDGRRSMNQVARIKPNDKVAIQVMRNGKELKLTAEIGLRPPPAPATKEEN, encoded by the coding sequence ATGTTCAAGGCTTTGCGTTACTTTGGCTGGCCGCTGCTGGTCGGCGTGCTGATCGCCCTGTTGGTCATCCAGCGCTTTCCGCAGTGGGTCGGCCTGCCCAGCCAGGACGTCAACCTGCAGCAAGCCCCGCAAACCACGCGGATCATGCAGGGGCCGGTGTCCTACGCCGACGCCGTGAGCATCGCCGCCCCCGCGGTGGCCAACCTGTACACCACCAAGGTGGTCAACAAGACCGCCCACCCGCTGTTCGAAGACCCGCAGTTCCGCCGCTTCTTTGGCGACAACCTGCCCAAGCAGCGCCGCTGGGAGTCGAGCCTGGGGTCGGCAGTGATCATGAGCCCGGAAGGCTACCTGCTGACCAACAACCACGTGACCTCCGGTGCCGACCAGATCGTGGTGGCGCTCAAGGACGGCCGCGAAACCCTGGCACGGGTGATCGGCAGCGACCCGGAAACCGACCTCGCGGTGCTGAAGATCGACCTGAAGAACCTGCCGTCGATCACCATCGGCCGCTCCGACAACATCCATATCGGCGACGTCGCCCTGGCCATCGGCAACCCCTTCGGTGTCGGCCAGACCGTGACCATGGGCATCATCAGCGCCACCGGCCGCAACCAGCTGGGCCTGAACAACTACGAAGACTTCATCCAGACCGACGCCGCAATCAACCCGGGCAACTCCGGTGGCGCGCTGGTCGACGCCAACGGCAACCTCACCGGCATCAACACGGCGATCTTCTCCAAGTCCGGCGGCTCGCAAGGCATCGGCTTTGCCATCCCGACCAAGCTGGCTCTGGAGGTGATGAAGTCGATCATCGAGCACGGCCAGGTGATTCGGGGCTGGCTGGGGATCGAGGTGCAGCCGCTGAGCCAGGAACTGGCCGAGTCGTTCGGCATGCAGGGACGCCCGGGCATTGTCGTGGCAGGGATTTTCCGTGATGGCCCGGCACAGAAGGCCGGCCTGGAGCTGGGTGACGTGATCCTCAGCATCAACGGCGAACCGGCCGGCGATGGCCGCCGCTCGATGAACCAGGTGGCGCGGATCAAGCCCAATGACAAGGTGGCGATTCAGGTGATGCGTAACGGCAAGGAATTGAAGCTGACTGCTGAAATCGGCTTGCGTCCACCGCCGGCACCGGCAACCAAAGAAGAAAACTGA
- a CDS encoding amino acid ABC transporter ATP-binding protein, with protein MSEAIKQPVSPEGIIQMQGVNKWYGQFHVLKDINLNVRQGERIVLCGPSGSGKSTTIRCLNRLEEHQQGRIVVDGVELTNDLKQIEAIRREVGMVFQHFNLFPHLTILQNCTLAPMWVRKMPKRKAEEIAMHYLERVRIPEQANKFPGQLSGGQQQRVAIARALCMKPKIMLFDEPTSALDPEMVKEVLDTMVGLAEDGMTMLCVTHEMGFARTVANRVIFMDKGEIVEQAAPDDFFDRPQNERTKLFLSQILH; from the coding sequence ATGAGTGAAGCGATCAAACAGCCTGTGAGCCCTGAAGGCATTATTCAGATGCAGGGCGTGAACAAGTGGTACGGCCAGTTCCACGTGCTCAAGGACATCAACCTGAACGTGCGCCAGGGCGAGCGTATCGTGCTGTGCGGGCCGTCGGGCTCGGGCAAGTCGACCACCATCCGCTGCCTCAACCGTCTTGAGGAGCACCAGCAAGGGCGCATCGTCGTCGATGGCGTGGAGCTGACCAACGACCTCAAGCAGATCGAAGCGATCCGCCGCGAAGTCGGCATGGTGTTCCAGCACTTCAACCTGTTCCCGCACCTGACCATCCTGCAGAACTGCACCCTGGCGCCGATGTGGGTGCGCAAGATGCCCAAGCGCAAGGCCGAGGAAATTGCCATGCACTATCTGGAGCGGGTGCGAATTCCGGAGCAGGCCAACAAGTTTCCCGGGCAGCTATCGGGTGGCCAGCAACAACGGGTAGCGATTGCCCGGGCGCTGTGCATGAAGCCGAAGATCATGCTGTTCGACGAACCGACCTCGGCGCTCGACCCTGAGATGGTCAAGGAAGTGCTCGATACCATGGTTGGCCTTGCCGAAGACGGCATGACCATGCTCTGCGTGACCCACGAAATGGGCTTTGCCCGCACCGTGGCGAACCGGGTGATCTTCATGGATAAAGGCGAGATTGTAGAGCAGGCGGCGCCGGACGACTTCTTCGACCGGCCGCAGAATGAGCGGACCAAGCTGTTCTTGAGCCAGATTCTGCACTGA